aaataaataaataaataaaaataaataaataaatacaaaacaccTTGTGGATGTCTTCCTTCTGTGTCGTGATGTTTAGAACCTGCTGTGTCCCGAGGCCCGGGTTTTGaatcctttgatttattttcatgaGCATATACAACCTCGGTGACCCTCATGAGGTCCTGGTGGTCGTTGTGTCTTTGGTCTCTTCATTCAAGCTTCCCTGCTGTGTGCTTCCCTCGCAGGTGGATGTGCCCACTGAAGATGGTGACTCCCTCCTGAGAAGCAGGAACACTTTGTACAGGAAAAGGCATTTATGAAGGTAACAGGGCTGGGTCACCCTGGGGGGACCTCCACTGGTCATTTCCCATCAATAGcagatgccccccaccccccatcctcaGCTACCAGGAGCCTGGCAAGAGCTCCCtttgtatgcaaaaaaaaaaaaaaaaaaagttgtttctgTTGGAACATTTTTCTTGGGGGCAATCCTGTGGACTTATCAACTTCAAaacttttaaattcaaaatttgcAAAATTGGCACATAATATTTGTGCAAATAAATGGGCTCCCGTGGCCACATGGATAGAACAGGAGGACCTTATGCCAAATGAAATAATCCAGGCATAAAAAGACAACTGTGGCCCATGTAGAAGCTCAAAAAGTAGATTTCATAGATGGTCCTGAGAGGCTGGGAAGGTGGAGGTGAGGGGGGCTAGACAGAGGTTTTACCCTGCTTTTGAAGGACTCTGCAGCTGATTCCACGGGGAGGCGTGGAGAGGTTCTTGCCCACTTTTCCAGCTGTGACCTCTGAGACACACTGGCTCCCCGTGCAATGTCAGGGTTCTCCTCAATTCTAGCACATTCCACGCCTCAGAGTCTATTTCCACATCACCCTCACCTCTTGctcaaattcttttttgtttttataatatgtatttatttgagaggtagagttacagacagagagagggagagacagagagaaaggtcttccatcaactggttcattccccaaatggcagcaatggctagagctgagctgatctgaagccaggagccaggagcttcttccaggtctcccatgtgggtgcagaggcccaaggacttgggccaccttctgctgctttcccaggtacattaacagagagctggatctgaagacgagcagctgggacttgaaccggtgcccatatgggatgctggtgttgcaggttagaggcttagcctactatgccacagcactggctgcatGCTCAGATTCTTAATGTCTCTAGGCAGCAATCTACTGCCTTGTCCTGGGAGACGAGGCATAGGGGTGATGTGTGTATTGAAACCTTCTGAGCACTGCCCCAGAGGGGCTCTCTGTGGCTACTGAGCCTGCCCTCCTAATCCAGAcctgcctctccctggccccaccACCGTGAGTCAGGACCGGTGTGTCACTCCTTCTCTTTTCCCTACATCTGCCTGTTTTTCCACACTGGCCGATCCACCTGCATTCCCTCTCTCCTAGGCCCCCACGGCAGTCGCTCTTTCCGCCACCTTCTTCTCCAGTTTACGTTCCACAGAGGTGCCAGAACATTTGTAAGACATGaaaatctgggggctggtgctgtggcattgcgggtaaatctgccgcctgcagtgccggcatcccatatgggtgccggttcgagtcccagctgctccacttccgatccagctctctgctatggcctgggaaagcagtagaagatggcccaagtccttgggctcctgcacccacatgggagaccaggaagaagctcctggctcctggctttgcttcagcctagctctggccattgcagctatctggggagtgaaccagcagatggaagacttctctctctctctctctctctctctctctctctctctctgcctccacctctctaattctgcctttcaaataaataaatacatcttaaaaagaaagaaatgaaaatccagCCATGCCCCACCCTGCAGTGTAAAATGTTCAAGCCATTCTCTGCCACCTGCAAGTGACAGTGCCAACTCCTCAACAAGACCCTTTGAGCAGCCCTTCTCACAGCTCGGCATCACCTTTGGCTTATGCTCCAACGTGTGACGCTGCTTGGGCCTGCCCTCTCACTCCTGCAGGCTGATTTAGGATCCCCACCTGTCTCCTATTCATGTGTCCACTCGCCCTGTGGCTACTGAGCTTCTTGGACCAAGGCTGGGAGCGTTATTTTATTTCCATGGCCAAGTTTGGAGGCAGGCATGTCATAAATATTCAATCTACAATGCTCCAGGGGCAGGACTTGAATTAACTTGTGTTTGCCATCCAGCACAGAGCATTTCTTAATAGCTACTGCGTTAAGAATGGCATTTGCCAGACAAGATTTTAAGGTCTTTCCACGTGGCAATTCATTTCACTCTCATGGCCACTGCCCACGACAAATACTGTTATCATTGCACAAAgtggggacactgaggcacaggAGCTGAGTCATCTTGCTGAAGAGATTTCTTGGCTCAGATGTGTTTTTGACCCCTGGTGCTGGGAAAGCTGTCTGGGTTGGCTCCACTTTGAAGTTCCTGTTATTTGAGGGTATTGGGTTTGTGTTCATTTTTGGCTGGGGTCAGCTTAGTTTAGTCTTGGTGTGAACTTCACCTCCTTTCCGCTGATGTCCCCACTGCCTTAGGTCCTGTCACCCCTAATGTACATCCCCAAGCCTGGCCCTGAGTCCTGACTCCGTGGTCCTGGGAACTGATCTGGACTCAGAAAGGTCCCTGCTGAGGGCAAGGGGCCACTCCCCACCCTGCTGCTTGTCTGCAGAACAGCGGTGGGGCAGAGCGAAACCAGGATGCACAGGACTCTGCCCCTGCTTTACAGTCCTTGGAGCGGGAAGTCACCTGAGATCATCTGACTCATCGTCTCCCCTGTGCCAATGAGGAAAGGGAGGCTCAGGGAGGAGATCGAGATGGTGCGGCTCTAATGGTGGAATGCTGTTTGCTCACGACTACTTTGGAAATATACTTTGAAATACACTTTCTGCGAAGTTCAGTCTGGCCTCTAACTTTCCCTCTGCCCAGTCTGATGCTCCAACAAGTCAGATCTTGTAACCAGCAGCCGGTTTGGATGGTTTCAGACCACCCTTACTTTGGTGTTGACAAGCCAATGCGAGCAACTGACTGAGGCGCTAAGCTGGAAACTTTGGaacctctcttttcttcctctctatcaTAAAGACGTAAAGCCTACTTCCATGCAATCCCAGAAAGACATACTAAGTCAGGCTCTTATTCAATAATCTGAATACAGTTTAAGGTAAATGCCGTAATAATACGATAAAGCCGGGCGAATTTGGGAGAGAGCCAATTTGCGTCAAGTGTGAGAATTACAGGGTAAGGAATGCAGTTTGACTGCTCCGAGCTGGGTTTCAAGGTTTGAGCCAGACCTGGGGTTCATCGTCCTCATACTGGGGCTGAAGCTCGAGAAGATGAATGGGTGTGCCTCACATGCCAGAGAATCTTTTCTccgtatttgtttgaaaagcatgtTGTGCTGATTTAATACAACTTCCCCAATAGAACATTGTCCAGCTAATATACAATGGATGTCATGTTATTAGAGTCTAAAGGAGTGTTGTTTTGGTTAGAATATTTTGTGTTTGCCTGTTTACTTAGTGATATGATAGGCAAACTGAATCTCCagtgaaaatttaaaaggaagatttTCTTCAAAGCACAGAATTGCTTGGTCTGCTTGGTATTATCTCTGAGGGCAGAGAGGAGCGGGTCTCAGCTCTGTCCTCCTAGGGGTCCTGTCCTGGGCTAAGTACAGGCAGTGTACACAGGGCCATGGCAAGTGCATGTACAGGGTGCTGGGGGTGCTCAGACAATGAAGTCAGGATAGTGGGTGGGAAGCTCACAGGGCAAGATTGAAGGTAAAGTCTCCAAGGCTGGGACCCACCACGCGGGGAGGGCTGGCATCTGCAGTGTGCAGGGGGTGCATGTTGTGGGGAACCTGGAGGAGTGGAGTCAGAACCTTGGCATCAAGACCCCACATGCTTTGCCAGGGAGTTTGGACGATCGGACACAGCATTCAGTGGTTGATAGTCCGTAGGCTCTCTGGCTTGATTGGAAGACACAAATCCATGGGCAGGGAGACCAATATGGACCCAATATTGCCAAAAATGAATGGAAGATGGCTAGCGCTAAAGCAGCATTAACCATGGCCTTGAGTCAGAGGGTGGGCTTGGTGGCCTAAGGAGAAAGATGGTTAAGACACAGCGAGAGCGCggctgggggaagggaggctgTGGGCCCTGGGTCTCTTGTTGTGTGAGTGCTTTGGAAGCCTGGAGCAGGACTGCAATGGGGCATGTTGGGGATCCAGGTGTGGTAAGATGAGTGAGTGTGGTCTTGGGGGTGGCTGGAGAGTTTGAGGCACTATCAAGCTGTTTGGAGGATTTGTGAGCAAGCTAGCTGGAGGGACGGGACTGAGCCTTGTAGCATGATCGGCGTGGCAGCGTCCCCACTCAGGACCACGAATTGGGAACATTCAGGCAGACTGTCTATTTCCTCTGGGCTTGAGAGGTCTGGAAGGGTGAGCAAGAGTGAGGGTTTTGTTTGTCTCATACACGCTTAGTTGCTGTTACTTTAGTGATTCTGTTTTGCAAATGAAGCAACGGGCATGTTCCCCTTCTAGACTTGCTGTCTCAGGCAAGTACCTAATCCTAGTGTACTGTCTGCCCTGCATGTGGCCCGAGAgatagggaatttttttttttttttttttgggacaggcagaattagagagagagaaaggtcttccttccattggttcactcccaaatggccgctatggccggcgcactgtgctgatctgaagccaggagccaggagcttcctcctgcaggtgcagggcccaagcacttgggccatcctccactgccttcccaggccacagcagagagctggactggaagaggagcaattgggacagaatccggcgccccaactgggactagaacctggggtgctggcgccacaggtggaggattagcctagtgagccgcgatgctGGCCAGGGAATTAAACTAACAAGTCTCCGGATCTCACTGGGCAACCAATGGCTCTGTAGCTGATGATCTCTAGGTGCGGCCTTTGGAACTATTTTCAGTGGCTgtggagtttttttgtttttttcccctcttttttcctttgtgaaaAAGATTTGGGTATCCTCATTGTAGACATTTTAGAAGGTATAAAAAGTCCCAGAGAAGGGGAAAACCACTCAACCACAAGAACCCATCACTGACTTTAGTCTTTTTCGAGGCATTCTGGGTAGCTGTATCATATTGTACCAACAGCTTTGGATCTCGCATCGTAAAATGAAGGCAGGACCAGGAAGTGGGAGAAGACTCTTGCCGCAGGGGAGATTCCAAGTAGGGAGCAAATCCATAGGAGCAGGGGACACCCAGGGTGAGGTGAATGTAGTCGTCCCTTAGTATCAGCAGGGGCTGGAGATCAAAATCTgagatgctcaagttccttatataaaatgatgtaGTATTTGCATCGAACCTGTCACTTCCTGTCCTATACTTTAAACCATCTCTAGTTGATGTACCATAACTAAGATAATGTAAATACTATATTACACTGTATTGCTTAGGGAATGATGACAAGGGGGGAAAGTTTGCATGTGTTCAGGAAAGatgcaattttattttcaaatggttTTGATCCATGATGGATTAGATTGGCGGATGCAGGATGAAGGGCTGACTGTGGTCTGTTTTGGACGTAGGCTAGATTTGGGGGGAACTTCAGTGGGATGCAGCACTAAAAATGTCCATGGAAATAGGTGGTGGATAACGTTAAAATCTTAAGTTTTCAAATTTGCCCCTGCTTCTATTAAAGCCCTTtagcctccccttcctcccagttTTGATTATCCTGATGATGTAGGAAAACGAACCCATCCAGTGCGACCCGGTAGGTGAGGGTGGGGACGGGGTGTCTGTATTTCCAGAGACTTGCTGGAATAGTAACGAGTTTCTCTTCCATTTCTCCATTTTTCCAGGAGAATATGAATGTGTTGCTCAGGCTTGTTTGTGTCGTGACCCTGCTGATTTCCCTGGAGGCTGGTAAGTGGAGCATGTCCTCGTTCTCCTGTGGGCAGTAAGGCTCTGACTGAGAATCCATGAAATGCAGTTGGTTTTCTGAGCTGATTCTGCATGCCCAACAAACAGGGTCTCCTAGCCCTAGAAGTGTTCTGAACGTCTTCACCTCTCGTACTCTTATCAGCAgattgggaaactgaggcctggttGGTTTAAGAACACCACCTTTCTCTAAGGCATTGAGCGTGTCCCTTTATCAAAAATCAGCTGAATATATTTTTGTGAATTATTTCTAGCTTCGGAGCAATGGCTAAAATCCAGAACTCCGATAGTTCGTCCAGGCCTCTTTCCATCTTGCTGCTGATTGAAGAGGGGATACAGGAAATCCTGGCATCTGTTTGGAGGAAATGTTACGCAATAGTGTTAGTGAGCCCATGCTGGAAACCAAGAAATACtgattgtttttctcttcatatttttttttcctttccctgccACATCCTTACCACAAGTTTATTAAGCTTTTACTATGTTCCAGGTACTGGATGCTAAGGTGATAGCCATGAATAGCCATAGGGGAAGGAGATAATATACTAGTAAATGAATATAAATCATATTATATAGAGATAAGCATAGGGAAAGAAAAATCGGTATAGGTGAATGTAAGGTTTTGAGATTGGAGTGGGCAGAAGATTAAATTGTTGATAGTGTATGTAGCCAGAAAAGCCCTGGCTGAGAAGTTAACTTTTGAGTGGCACCTAAAAGAGGGAGCTATACAGCTAACAGGTTGTAGGTATAGAAATATTCTGGGCAGCATGTGCAAAGATCCTGAGGCTGAAGGCCTGGCTTTATCTAGGAGGTAAAACAGCAGTGTGGTTGGAGATAGTGAGAAGTGAGAGGAGTCTTCAAAGAGACGAGGTTATTTTGATGAGTGGGTGTGGGTGTTTAAGGATCTCTGGTTATAGTCCCACTGAGGGCAGAGTTCTTTGTTGAAGACCAGAGAGGTGATGTGATGATATACATTTTACCAGGATCATTGTGGATTGTTTGGAGAATAGATCCTAGGGAGGCAAAGACATAAACAGAGAATGAAGAGGCATAAACAACCAACGAAGAGGCTGTTAGGATAATCCAGGCAAGTTGTGACGGCGACTTGTTGTAGGCAAGAAGTTACAGCGGCTTCTTCAAGAGTGCCAGCGAAGAGGAAGAAGCAGCCAAATTGGGGCTGTATTTTGAGGATAGCACCAATAGATGTTTGCACATGCGATGGATGCAAGACGTGGGGTGAAGAGAAAACTTAAGGATGACTCCAAAGGTTTGGCCTGGCAAAGGCAAGGCGCCATTGCCAATGATGGGATGGGGTAAACAGGTGTTCATGTTGGACATGGTCAGTGCAGGGGTCTGAATGGTAACAATGGCGAACAGTCTAGAGCCTGGGACAGGGGTCTGGGTGGAAGTATGCAATTGAAGACCTCAGAAAGCACCTCAAGTGAGAACCATGAGGTTGAAGGCAGCCATCAAGGTTGTTTGAAAATATAAGAaccacctcccaggcacattaacaggaaactaggcTGGAAGTgcggagtagctaggactcaaaccaggtgctccaaaatggaatgcaggcttcccaagtgctGGCACAATGCCTATCTCTAAAATTATTATTAGTGCTGATTTAGCATCTTTAGTAGTATAATATCTGGACCCTTCTGGAATGGCTTCTCTTGTTCATGTTTTACTGTTTCTTTGCatgttttgtaatattttgttgaaaactGGACATTTTAGATAGTATGATCTTGGGAATCGGACATCAAGTATCCCTTTCACTCCCGTAGCACACTCAAACTTTACTGCTATTATTGGTATCCGGCCATCGCTTCTGTTCATTTGTTTGGTGACTTTCCTGCAGTAATTCTGCAAAGTCTTGTATTTCCTGTAGTGTGTGGCCCCTGAAGCCACTCTTGGTTGCTTTATTCACCGCCCAGCAATTGTCTTTAAATGACTCGACCCAACACATTTTGCACTCTGCCGAGGGGCTCTCTGTGTTGTTGGAGCTGTCAACACTTAGGCTTACAATTCTGCCTTGGTATCACTTTCTGCTTCGTGTGACTGTAGAGGCCCCCAGATGTGAGGGGCTCACACCTACTCTGCTTTTTGTTAAGCATGTGCAAAGCTCTGCATACAAAGGTAGCTTTATAGATTCCCGTAGAATATGTCAGAACTTTGGAGCTATGGCTATTTGTCCCAAATGGCATCCCAGCCTTTGGCTGCTGTCATGTTAGACAGTTGACATAgatgtggttttttgtttgtctgtttttgtttttgttttgttttagccaACGCTTTGGGGATAGGGCTTTTCCTGTGGCTCTCCTGGGAATATGACTTCCAGGAACTGCCATTGGGTCGAAGAGTGGTGATGCCCTGGGAGGGAGACTTTTGACAAAGCCCAAGCTGGTCTGTTCTACTCTGATTTAGCAagtgatttgtttgtttgtttgtttaataaatTCTCCTGATTGCTTCAAGCctttgatttttgaaatttttgtcaactttttgttgcttttatggaagattgatttctggaaacTCTATGCCATTTTGGAATTCTTGCCTGTGGAGTAATTTTTGTGCATAGGGAAACTCAATTTGTTAGAAACACTACCTTTCTCTACTCACATTTACTTTTGGCCtttatcaaaaatcagttgaaTATATTTTTTGTGAATTATTTCTGGGATCCCTAATCTGTTCCAGTGATCTGCTTATCATTATGTCTCAATTACACTGTAATTGCTGCAGCTTTATAATATGTATTGAAAGTAAGGTATTGTAATTCTTTCAACTTTGCTCTTTTATATATCAAAGTTGTTTGGGCCAATTCTATATTCATTTTGTAATCAGCTTGTCAATGTGTGTGAAAAATCCCAATGAAATTTTGATtgatagtaaatataaataagtttGGAGAAAATGGACATCTTATTAATATTAATAGTTCTCATTCATTAACAGAGTATAtagttcttcatttatttagatcttttaaaaaatttttaaggaacaATGTGTAAATTTCATTGTATAAATCTTACATTAAACATATTTTGTCAGACAAgctcatttttttgtatctttgggTGCTATTATAAGTGATTTTTTCTGAAAATCAGTTTCAGGGATGAGTGTTTGCATTTGTGGTTAAGACATCCACTCGCCAATCTGTGtgtctgggttgaattcctggctctttctcctgactccaccttcctgatatagcagactgtgggaggcagtgataatggctcaaggccttgggttCCTGACCTAGATagagctcctggaccctggcttcagctccagtccagccctggctgttgtaagcatttgggggagtgagccagcagatgagagtgcaATGTCTGTTTTTCTCTACTGCTCAGATTTATAAGATACGTATCATTTTCAACCTGCTCTTTGCCAGCATAAGCAAACTAAACACAATTTTGCCTTACCATATTGCATCCTACAACTTACTAATGTTAGATGTTTTGTAGATTTCATACCATTTTCTACACATTTGATCATGTTGTCTGCAAGTGAAAatcctttcattttcctttccagtTTGGATGGCATTTATTGCTTTTGCTTGCTTAAGCACACTAGCTAGATGtaccattacatttttaaatagaagCAGTCATAGCTTTGTTCCTAGTCTTACTATAAATAACAGCCGTTGGTTTTTCATATCTGCTCTTTGTCAGGTTCAGTATATTCATCTCTATTCCTAGTTTGCTGAGAGTTTTTCTCAGGAATGGAGgttttatcaaataatttttctgtatctattgagattgTTGTATATGGCtttctttcagaaaaagaaatgtatcttttaattccatttacataaacttttaattccatttacataaaaggtacatttcatttctttcttaataTGTAGAATTACATAGATTTTTTGAAGTTGAATTTAACTTTGCATTGCTAGGATATATTCCATTTCCTAGTGgattttttctttattggaaaTATTTGTGGATTCAGTggctaaaacttttaaaagaaattttgggTCTGTGTTCATAATAAAGATtggtttgtgattttcttttcttgtgatgTCTTGGTTTGATTTTGGTATCAAAATAATTCTGATCTCATAGAATGAGTTGGGAGGTATTGCTCCTTTGGTTTTATGGAAGAGTTCttgtaaatttcaaattatttctttaatgaaTGCTAGTGGGTGCTTGTATTTGTGGTAATATATATTAGTGAAGCCATATATACCTGAAAttatctttgttggaaagtttttttttaaagtatttatttgggaggcagagagaaagaaaaagagaaagagagagatctcccatcaactggttcattccccaaatgtacaCACTGTTGGGGCTGAACTAGGCTGAAgtaagagctgagaactcaatccagaaccCTGCCTgcattatcacctgctgcctctcagggtacagttagcaggaagttggaattaagaaggagccgggactcaactctaggcactctaatatggggtgtgggcaacccaggcagcatcttaattgctaggacaaatgcctgtccctgttgGAAAGTTTTTAACTAcaaattccatttcttcattgtcagagtattttaaaaaaattatgtaagtggaattaaaagatacatttggtTTGGTGCAAAACGTTTTGAGATCCAcatatatgaaggatcttcaaataCTTTATAGATaatacatattatgaacaaaCAATGCATGGAGTTTtcagccatatttttttttttcatttctctatttgaaagtcagagttagagagagagagagagagagagagagagagagagagacagagacagagacagagaaaagagaggtcttccatctgttggctcacttacagaaggctgcaatggccagggctgggcaaagcctaagccagaagccaggagcttcttctgggtctctcacatgggtgcagaggcccaaggacttgggccatcctctgctgctttcccaggtgcattagcaaggagctggatcacaagtggaatagccaggacacaaactggcacacatgtaggatgctggcaggggcttttacccactacactacaatgtcagcccccataAAGTTGTTTTTAACCTCCTTTATTTATGTTAGTACTCATCATGTTTGTCCTTTCCTCTAGCCTCTTGAGAAAATCAAATGCAGTAGTAATAATacctattttaattttcttacctTTGTTATCTCTGTATCAGTTTTGGCTGTTTAATTTTGTTCCCTTCTCAATTATGGGTTGTATATTACCCCCATTCTTTGCATGTCTGATGATTTGTGATTGGATGGCAGACATTGTAGATCTTACCTTATTGGATGCTGGAAATTTCTGTATTATTACAAATGTTCTTGTGCCTTGGGAAGGGGCTTGGTCCTTTCAAGTCTTGCTTTTAAGCCTACTAGGGTAAGAAAAAGGCTTATTGTAGGCCCAATTTTCCCCAGCTCTTGAATTAGGACCATTCTGAACCTGAAATCCTATGACTAATTAGGTTTTTCATTCTGGCTGTTGGCAGGAGCAACTATTCCCAGCACTGATTGGCTCCAAGTATTATTCCCTCTATCCTTAGGCAGTTTTCAAATGAGTCTCAGGTAGtttgtctttcttccttccttcctcccttcctctttctcgatctctttctgtatttctctctccctccctccttcctttggcTGGTTAGTGCTTAGCTGAAAACCCAGAGGAGACTGTAGCCCTGCATGTGTTCCCTCTAGATTTGTGCAGCTCTTACTGTTCAGGTGCTCTGCCCTGCATTTTCCAGATTCCCAGTCCCATCTCCTCAACTCAGAGGGTACAGTGGGCTTTGCACTGTGCTTCCTTGCTGCAGTGCCGTGgattggcagtcatttggggcaaATGTAGGGCTCCTTTCCTTTGTTTCAGCTCTTTCTGGCATTTATGTCCTTTGTTTCCTGATGTTCAACATCTAAAACAATGTTGTTTCAtattctttgtccattttttagtTCAGGTGGGAAGATAAACCCAGTCTTCAATGTTTCATCTACTGAAGCGATGTCTTTCCTGTTACATAATCTCTCTATTTCAAGCGAATAAATTGGGAGtgagagaggttaaataactgaCCCTAGGGcacagcacacaccacacacaactggatttgaatataaatttttcaGACTGTCAAGATAATGCTCTTAATCACAGGCTATAAAGCTTTTATGGATCCTACGAGTCAAAGTATTTAATGATCGATTTAAATGTAGATATTCTTTTAAGAAACATTGGCAGATTttgcaaaatttctttttctttctccctttttaagATAACTGCAAGGAACGTGAAGAAGCAATTATTATAGTATCGTCTGCAAATGAAATAGGTGTTCGCTCCTGTCCTATTAACCAAAATGAAAGGATCGGCACTATAACTTGGTATAAGAATGATAGTGAAATCCCTATATCTACGGAACAAGACGGTAGCATCCATCAACACAAAGATAACCTTTGGTTTgttcctgctaaggcagagcACTCAGGGCGTTACTACTGTGTAGTAAGGTAAGGTTCCCCACATGCATTCTGGGTACCtgcaggagtgagggagggggccATCTTTTAATGGTGTGCTTAATTTCCCTCTCTTGCTTTATT
The window above is part of the Lepus europaeus isolate LE1 chromosome 13, mLepTim1.pri, whole genome shotgun sequence genome. Proteins encoded here:
- the IL1R1 gene encoding interleukin-1 receptor type 1 isoform X2, producing the protein MKENMNVLLRLVCVVTLLISLEADNCKEREEAIIIVSSANEIGVRSCPINQNERIGTITWYKNDSEIPISTEQDGSIHQHKDNLWFVPAKAEHSGRYYCVVRNATSCLKVGITTKFVENEPNLCYNTQALFQQRLPVAGDGGLVCPYMDFFKDENNNFPKIQWYKQVKPLPAMLTSPMGTGSSPGCSTYNPAPR